TTTTTGCAAACACTCTTTCCAATCCAATTGGTAGCGGGCCGCAATCGGATAAGCAGCCAATAAGATCAACACAAGAAAGAGAAAGAGGCCTAAACAAATGGTTTTCAAAGCTTGGAAAGCTAGGGAAGTTTGCCCCCAAAATAAGAATAAATCAAAGAGACAAATACCTGCAACAATCAGTTCTAAACTTCCTAGTTGTAAGCCTATTTTCCAATTGTCCCGAAAAGCCTTCGCATAACTACGAATCACCGGAACACGACGCTGGTGCTTAATGGCAAATAAGGTCTGATACAAACTAATTTTCGCAATTCCAATCGTGAGAACTGGTAAACAACTTAGCACAAATAAAAGATTAACAGTTACCAAGTCGAGGACCTTCTCACTGATACGCATCACTACATTGTCCGTGTTAAAAACGGTTTTGATCAATCCTGCCCCCTTAGATGACATAGGCACTCCTTTCTAACGTGATCAATCGATCGCAATTTTAAATAGATATTTTTTCACGATATCTTCTTGCCCTGCATAGCCATTGGGCTGGTGAGGCTCCCCTGGAAAGAAAATCGCAAAATTATGATAGCCTAGATGAAGCGGATAAGACTCCTGGCAATGGACAAAACCGATGTCCGATGCTTCATCAAATGCGAGCGCCTCACCTGTCACACGAGATCCATAACTCGAAAACTCATGCCCTTCTACCAATAAATGCAAATCGGCATATCTTTTGTGGTGTTCAAAGCGATCATTTTCTGCTTTGTTGAGGGTATTTTCTTGAACGACGAGAAAGACCTTATCCCCATCAATATCGTATCTCCCCAATTCAAAAGAATCCTTCCGATGCTCATAGAGAAAGTCAATGGCCTGATCTAGATTGGGGTGGATTCCTTTGTAAAAGGTGATGTTTTTTAAATCATCAAATATCATATTCTCATCCTTTCGATACTTCTCAGCCTAGAAAACCGATCTGTACACAACTATCGTTTGTCCAAGCAGAGGACTTATCCTTTGACCGCTCCCATGGTAATCCCTTGTGTAAAGGATTTTTGGAACACGAGGAAGACCGTAACGATTGGCACTGCAGCTAGGGCTGCCCCGGCCATGATCAAGCCATAGTTGGTGGCCATTTCAGCCTGCATGGTTGCTACCCCTAAAGAAATGGTTAAGTTCTGCCGAGAGGTCAGCATTACCAATTGCATAAAGTAGTCGTTCCAGGTGTTGATAAAGGTAAAGATGGCAAGGGCTGCAAATCCCGGCTTGACAATTGGGAAGGCAACGCTCCAGAAAGTCCGCAACTCTCCACAACCATCGATCTTAGCAGATTCTAAGAGTTCTGTTGGGATGTTTTCACTAAATTGCTTCATCAAGAAGACCCCGAATGGCCATCCGACCAATGGTAGAATAACCGCTGCAAGGGTATCATGGATCCCCATAAAGTTGATAATGCGTACCAATGGAACTAAGACAACTTGTTTTGGAAGGGCCATAGCTGCAATGAAGATGGCAAAGAGAATTCGTTGACCATAGAAGCGTTTCTTAGCCAAGACATAACCTGCCAAGGAAGAGGTCATACACACCAAAAGCATGGTTGCAAGGGAGATGAAGACACTATTCCATAACCATTGTAGGGCTGGGTTTTGTACCATCAACTGTTGGAAGTTTTCCATGGTTGGTGTCTTTGGCCACCATTGAGGTGGGATCATAATGGTATCTGGTTGAGACTTAAAGGCCCCTGTCAAAATCCAATAAAATGGGAAAATGAACAAGACTGTCAAAAGGAGCAAAATGATCGTTGAAATCACTGTAAAGGCAGTGATGGGTTTCTTTTGTGTTGGTTTCATCTGAGGCTCCTTTCTTTAGTATTCTACGTCGTTTCCGAGGATCTTGAATTGCGCAAAACTGATAATGGCAATCATCACCGCAAGGAA
The Streptococcus parasanguinis genome window above contains:
- a CDS encoding YesL family protein, translating into MSSKGAGLIKTVFNTDNVVMRISEKVLDLVTVNLLFVLSCLPVLTIGIAKISLYQTLFAIKHQRRVPVIRSYAKAFRDNWKIGLQLGSLELIVAGICLFDLFLFWGQTSLAFQALKTICLGLFLFLVLILLAAYPIAARYQLDWKECLQKAMIVTGLHFPWFFVMGSALLLLCMALASSVLAFLLGLMIFFLFGFSSLAFAQVGLMEKIFAQYQE
- a CDS encoding YhcH/YjgK/YiaL family protein; translation: MIFDDLKNITFYKGIHPNLDQAIDFLYEHRKDSFELGRYDIDGDKVFLVVQENTLNKAENDRFEHHKRYADLHLLVEGHEFSSYGSRVTGEALAFDEASDIGFVHCQESYPLHLGYHNFAIFFPGEPHQPNGYAGQEDIVKKYLFKIAID
- a CDS encoding carbohydrate ABC transporter permease, coding for MKPTQKKPITAFTVISTIILLLLTVLFIFPFYWILTGAFKSQPDTIMIPPQWWPKTPTMENFQQLMVQNPALQWLWNSVFISLATMLLVCMTSSLAGYVLAKKRFYGQRILFAIFIAAMALPKQVVLVPLVRIINFMGIHDTLAAVILPLVGWPFGVFLMKQFSENIPTELLESAKIDGCGELRTFWSVAFPIVKPGFAALAIFTFINTWNDYFMQLVMLTSRQNLTISLGVATMQAEMATNYGLIMAGAALAAVPIVTVFLVFQKSFTQGITMGAVKG